A portion of the Jatrophihabitans sp. genome contains these proteins:
- a CDS encoding MFS transporter, with the protein MTELSPAITAEPELERADWRRFRLLVAGSGASSFGSYLNMVALQLFVYQTTGSAVATGLFLVLRMASGFFAGMAGGAVAARLPRRVVMISCDLAQASMLLVFALSSNDVRVALLPVLAVSIGVLNTTNQLLLRATVPDFVGAENRMRANGLLVTGRAVAMALGFATGGLLVSWVGYTAAFLVDAGTFCVSALVLSTVRLRFPRRVRQVRQQERPSLTARSKLVLVALTAAPSVLAIVVIRCVDAFGSASHQVGIPIYATQLQPDNPSGFVGNFWAAWAIGLFAAHQLVSRIYKSGHRHDERAFVIGTAVMSAAFIAAFSGLGQPWVLLVALVAGLADGFIEITYTTRVQAEPDPARGLFFGLTAMAENAGLGIGLLVASGLLEVWTPLAVAALLHGVVIVLALGYVIQTIRKPGDRATTSS; encoded by the coding sequence ATGACCGAACTCAGCCCGGCCATCACGGCCGAACCCGAGCTGGAGCGCGCCGACTGGCGTCGGTTCCGATTGCTGGTCGCCGGCAGCGGGGCGTCCTCGTTTGGCAGCTATCTGAACATGGTGGCGCTGCAGCTGTTCGTCTACCAGACGACCGGCAGCGCAGTGGCCACCGGTCTGTTCCTGGTGTTGCGGATGGCCTCCGGATTCTTCGCGGGCATGGCCGGCGGGGCCGTGGCCGCCCGGCTGCCGCGGCGGGTGGTGATGATCAGCTGCGACCTCGCGCAGGCGTCGATGCTGCTGGTGTTCGCCCTGTCCTCGAACGACGTCCGGGTGGCGCTGCTGCCGGTGCTGGCGGTCTCGATCGGAGTGCTGAACACCACCAACCAACTGCTGCTGCGTGCCACGGTGCCCGACTTCGTCGGCGCCGAGAACCGCATGCGCGCCAACGGGTTGCTCGTGACAGGCCGCGCGGTGGCGATGGCGCTGGGCTTCGCCACCGGCGGTCTGCTGGTGTCCTGGGTCGGCTACACGGCGGCGTTCCTGGTCGATGCCGGCACCTTCTGCGTCTCCGCGCTGGTGCTGTCCACTGTCAGGCTGCGCTTTCCGCGCCGCGTGCGGCAGGTCCGGCAGCAGGAGAGGCCGAGCCTCACGGCGCGGAGCAAGCTCGTGCTGGTCGCCTTGACCGCCGCCCCCTCCGTGCTGGCGATCGTGGTCATCCGATGCGTGGACGCCTTCGGGTCGGCCTCCCACCAGGTCGGCATCCCGATCTACGCCACCCAGCTGCAACCGGACAACCCGTCTGGGTTCGTCGGCAACTTCTGGGCTGCGTGGGCGATCGGACTGTTTGCCGCCCACCAGCTGGTGAGCCGGATCTACAAGAGCGGACACCGGCACGACGAGCGCGCGTTCGTGATCGGCACCGCCGTGATGTCCGCAGCCTTCATCGCCGCGTTCTCCGGCCTCGGCCAACCCTGGGTGCTGCTGGTGGCCCTGGTCGCCGGCCTCGCCGACGGGTTCATCGAGATCACCTACACCACCAGGGTGCAGGCCGAGCCGGACCCTGCGCGGGGCTTGTTCTTCGGCCTGACCGCGATGGCCGAGAACGCGGGCCTGGGCATCGGCCTACTGGTCGCCTCGGGCCTGCTGGAGGTGTGGACGCCGCTGGCGGTGGCCGCGCTGCTGCACGGCGTGGTCATCGTGCTGGCCCTCGGGTACGTGATCCAGACCATCCGCAAGCCGGGCGACCGGGCGACGACTTCAAGCTGA
- a CDS encoding 4a-hydroxytetrahydrobiopterin dehydratase — MSRTLLSAEELEDGLRGRAPDWSVAGDALIRTVEFSSFLTAVRFITELAPVAERLDHHPDLRLSWRTVELSLSTHSAGGLTRLDLELARELDAIIDRLR, encoded by the coding sequence ATGAGCCGGACGCTGTTGAGCGCCGAGGAACTGGAGGACGGCCTGCGGGGGCGGGCGCCGGACTGGTCGGTGGCCGGCGACGCCCTGATCCGGACCGTCGAGTTCAGCTCGTTCCTGACCGCCGTGCGGTTCATCACCGAGCTGGCCCCGGTCGCCGAGCGGCTGGATCACCATCCGGACCTGAGGCTGTCCTGGCGGACGGTGGAGCTGAGCCTGAGCACCCACTCCGCGGGCGGGCTGACCCGGCTGGACCTGGAGCTGGCCCGCGAGTTGGACGCGATCATCGACCGGCTGCGCTGA
- the orn gene encoding oligoribonuclease, translated as MTEKEVKDDKLVWIDCEMTGLELGRDALIEIAVLVTDSELNVLDEGLDIVIGCADDVLETMVPFVRQMHESSGLTQLVRQSTVTLGQAEQQVLDYIKRFVPEARSAPLCGNSIATDRGFIVRDMPDLDAHLHYRMIDVSSIKELARRWYRRVYFGQPAKGLAHRALADIYESVQELRYYRATIFVPPPGPTTEEAAAAAAAVLGAAADARQAPDPGSAAHPGLAVDPHSTAATDPVAAAAALGAAAGAASAAGPSLAAGAVAAIVADTGSQPPAQAPQEPADPVVPETGQPLD; from the coding sequence GTGACCGAAAAGGAAGTGAAGGACGACAAGCTGGTCTGGATCGACTGCGAGATGACCGGGCTGGAACTCGGCCGGGACGCGTTGATCGAGATCGCCGTGCTGGTGACCGACTCCGAGCTGAACGTGCTGGACGAGGGCCTGGACATCGTGATCGGCTGCGCCGACGACGTGCTGGAGACGATGGTGCCCTTCGTGCGTCAGATGCACGAGAGCTCGGGCCTCACCCAGCTCGTCCGGCAGTCCACGGTGACCCTGGGCCAGGCCGAGCAGCAGGTGCTTGACTACATCAAGCGGTTCGTGCCCGAGGCCCGCAGCGCCCCGTTGTGCGGCAACTCCATCGCCACCGACCGCGGCTTCATCGTTCGGGACATGCCAGACCTCGACGCGCACCTGCACTACCGGATGATCGACGTCTCCTCCATCAAGGAGCTGGCCCGGCGCTGGTACCGCCGGGTCTACTTCGGCCAACCGGCCAAGGGCCTGGCGCACCGGGCGCTGGCCGACATCTACGAGAGCGTGCAGGAACTGCGCTACTACCGGGCGACGATCTTCGTCCCGCCGCCCGGGCCGACCACCGAGGAGGCCGCCGCCGCCGCCGCCGCCGTGCTGGGCGCCGCCGCGGACGCCAGGCAGGCGCCTGACCCTGGCTCGGCAGCCCATCCCGGGCTGGCGGTCGATCCGCACTCGACGGCTGCCACCGACCCGGTCGCGGCCGCCGCCGCCCTGGGCGCCGCCGCGGGCGCGGCTTCGGCGGCCGGGCCGAGCCTGGCGGCCGGGGCCGTCGCCGCGATCGTCGCTGACACCGGCTCCCAGCCGCCTGCGCAGGCGCCGCAGGAGCCCGCCGACCCGGTCGTGCCAGAGACCGGTCAGCCGCTAGACTGA
- a CDS encoding NAD(P)/FAD-dependent oxidoreductase: MSEYDVVIIGGGAAGLSAALVLARARREVLVVDAGAPRNAPAAHMHGFLSRDGMPPGQFLAAGRKEVRGYGGVIRDGSVTQVLRRDRSGFQVLLSDGQRVSARRLLVATGLRDGLPDLPGLRERWARDVLHCPYCHGHEVREQRLGVLGGALGAVHYAQIVRQWSHDVVFFAPSGTLTDDQRSQLTARAIGIVEGTVTRVLAAEDRLRGVEMEDGRSIHRDALFVPPRFAANDDVLVSLGCALDSDGWVVAGPQGQTSVCGVWVAGNVANPRAQVITAAGEGSAAAIAINADLVEEDVRDAVHDVTQGVLL, translated from the coding sequence ATGAGCGAATACGACGTGGTGATCATCGGCGGCGGCGCCGCCGGACTGTCAGCGGCATTGGTGCTGGCCCGGGCCCGACGCGAGGTTCTGGTGGTGGACGCGGGCGCCCCGCGCAACGCCCCGGCCGCGCACATGCACGGGTTCCTCTCGCGGGACGGCATGCCGCCCGGGCAGTTCTTGGCCGCCGGCCGGAAGGAGGTGAGGGGCTACGGCGGCGTGATCCGGGACGGCTCGGTCACGCAGGTCCTTCGGCGCGACCGGTCCGGTTTCCAGGTCCTGCTCTCCGACGGCCAGCGCGTGTCGGCGCGGCGGTTGCTCGTGGCGACCGGCCTGCGCGACGGGCTGCCCGACCTCCCGGGCCTGCGTGAGCGGTGGGCGCGGGATGTGCTGCACTGCCCGTACTGCCACGGTCACGAGGTGCGAGAGCAGAGGCTGGGCGTTCTCGGCGGTGCGCTCGGCGCCGTCCACTACGCCCAGATAGTCCGGCAGTGGTCACACGACGTGGTGTTCTTCGCACCGTCGGGCACGCTGACCGACGACCAGCGCTCGCAGTTGACGGCCAGGGCCATCGGGATCGTCGAAGGGACCGTCACCCGGGTCCTGGCCGCTGAGGACCGCCTGCGCGGTGTCGAGATGGAGGACGGCCGGAGCATCCACCGGGACGCGCTGTTCGTGCCACCGCGCTTCGCCGCGAACGACGACGTCCTCGTCAGCCTCGGTTGCGCTCTGGACTCCGACGGCTGGGTGGTGGCCGGTCCCCAGGGACAGACCAGCGTCTGCGGCGTGTGGGTGGCCGGCAACGTCGCCAACCCGCGAGCCCAGGTCATCACCGCCGCCGGCGAAGGGTCCGCGGCCGCCATCGCCATCAACGCCGACCTGGTCGAAGAAGACGTCCGCGACGCCGTTCACGACGTCACTCAGGGCGTCCTGCTCTGA
- a CDS encoding XRE family transcriptional regulator — protein sequence MRDTTTAIAAAIDQVGPRLKQLRTQRGVTLTALAEATGISKSTLSRLESGQRRASLELLLPLAQAYRVPLEDLVGAPEVGDPRIRLKPSRVNGRTVLPLTRQPGGMQAWKIIIPVSSGEPQPKTHEGHEWLYVLSGRMRLILGEHDLVLGAGEVAEFDTRVPHWFGSAGEQPVEILSLFGPQGERMHTRARSVSKRGDTS from the coding sequence ATGCGCGACACCACGACAGCGATCGCGGCCGCGATCGACCAGGTCGGCCCCCGGTTGAAGCAGCTGCGCACCCAGCGCGGTGTGACGCTGACGGCTCTGGCCGAGGCGACCGGCATCTCCAAGAGCACCCTGTCCCGGCTGGAGTCCGGGCAGCGACGGGCCAGCCTGGAACTGCTGCTCCCGCTCGCGCAGGCGTACCGGGTCCCGCTGGAGGACCTGGTGGGAGCCCCGGAGGTGGGCGATCCCCGGATCCGGCTCAAGCCCAGCAGGGTCAACGGCCGCACCGTCCTGCCGCTGACCCGTCAGCCCGGCGGCATGCAAGCGTGGAAGATCATCATCCCGGTGAGCAGCGGCGAGCCGCAGCCCAAGACGCACGAGGGCCACGAGTGGCTGTACGTCCTGTCCGGGCGGATGCGCCTCATCCTGGGCGAGCATGACCTGGTCCTCGGCGCCGGCGAGGTCGCTGAGTTCGACACCCGAGTGCCGCACTGGTTCGGCAGCGCCGGCGAGCAGCCGGTGGAGATCCTGAGCCTGTTCGGGCCGCAGGGCGAACGGATGCACACCCGAGCCAGGTCCGTCTCCAAGCGAGGTGACACGAGCTGA
- a CDS encoding ATP-grasp domain-containing protein has translation MPEQRRPVAVVVDLYTCSHFLLDAFTALGIDVVQVKSDPELPAFGAEMAYLATVSGDDPAELADQLVPYSPIAVVAGQETDVLLADALSERLGLPSNGTALSSARRDKFDMAEALRRAGVRCADQFKSGSAEDVVAWAEAAGRYPVVVKPLASAATDKVAICADAAQVREAAETILGAQTIWGEVNHEVLVQSYLDGIEYVVDMVSWQGRRYTCGVWEYRKRQVGVHNIYDYEILLPAEDNRVGELVGYVDSALRALGIEYGPTHAEVIITPDGPALVEVGARTAGNLSPAFHDLCLGANQAGLTALAYARPQEFGDRYAGRCYTALCQAWVYNTPTDREGVVKHVDRDVVAEIEGLQTVSEVIVKLREGWRMRPTVDLLSSTLKVFLASDSTEALRRDYQRITEFKDRVYQLE, from the coding sequence ATGCCCGAACAGCGCCGGCCGGTCGCGGTGGTCGTCGACTTGTACACCTGTAGCCACTTCCTGCTGGACGCCTTCACCGCGCTCGGCATCGACGTGGTGCAGGTCAAGAGCGATCCGGAGCTGCCCGCGTTCGGAGCGGAGATGGCCTACCTGGCGACTGTGTCCGGTGACGACCCGGCTGAGCTGGCCGACCAGCTCGTGCCGTACTCCCCGATCGCCGTGGTCGCCGGGCAGGAGACCGATGTGCTGCTGGCCGACGCCCTCTCCGAGCGGTTGGGGCTGCCCAGCAATGGAACGGCGCTGTCCTCGGCCCGCCGGGACAAGTTCGACATGGCCGAGGCGCTGCGCCGGGCCGGGGTCCGGTGCGCCGATCAGTTCAAGAGCGGCAGCGCCGAGGACGTGGTGGCCTGGGCCGAGGCGGCCGGGCGCTACCCGGTGGTGGTGAAGCCGCTGGCCTCGGCCGCGACCGACAAGGTCGCCATCTGCGCCGACGCCGCTCAGGTGCGCGAGGCGGCCGAGACGATCCTGGGCGCCCAGACGATCTGGGGCGAGGTCAATCACGAGGTGCTCGTCCAGTCCTACCTCGATGGGATCGAGTACGTGGTGGACATGGTGTCCTGGCAGGGCCGGCGTTACACCTGCGGCGTCTGGGAGTACCGCAAGCGGCAGGTCGGCGTGCACAACATCTATGACTACGAGATCCTGCTGCCGGCCGAGGACAACAGGGTCGGCGAGCTGGTCGGCTACGTCGACAGCGCGCTGCGGGCGCTGGGCATCGAGTACGGGCCGACCCACGCCGAGGTCATCATCACGCCGGACGGCCCGGCGCTGGTCGAGGTCGGCGCCCGGACCGCCGGCAACCTCAGCCCCGCCTTTCACGACCTGTGCCTCGGGGCCAATCAGGCCGGCCTGACCGCGCTGGCCTACGCCCGCCCGCAGGAGTTCGGAGATCGCTACGCCGGCCGGTGCTACACAGCGCTCTGCCAGGCCTGGGTCTACAACACCCCCACCGACCGCGAGGGAGTCGTCAAGCACGTCGACCGGGACGTGGTGGCCGAGATCGAAGGCCTGCAGACGGTGTCGGAGGTGATCGTCAAGCTCCGGGAGGGCTGGCGGATGAGGCCGACCGTCGACCTGCTGTCCAGCACGCTCAAGGTCTTCCTGGCATCGGACTCGACCGAGGCCCTGCGACGTGACTACCAGCGGATCACCGAGTTCAAGGACCGGGTCTACCAGCTTGAGTGA
- the bluB gene encoding 5,6-dimethylbenzimidazole synthase, which yields MTSWPRPTPLIGDTTAAAERAADPSGWALGAETVTALHRVIGARRDIRRYRPDPVPADLLRSVLAAGHQAPSVGHSQPWRFLVVTEQATRDRAALLSDRERLRQAELLEPDRRARLLDLQLEGIREAPVGIVVACDRRAAAAGVLGRAGFPDADLWSCACAIQNIWLAARAAGLGVGWVTLFQPADLARLTRLPDGVQTLGWLCLGWPDERPPEPGLERAGWSQRLTLDQVVLSERWPDEGQPPPPPSYLAPAAAQPPARAELRAPEPRAVVAARDTGDRLLSPPGSLGVLDAAVNRVLALGRPDLDGGSLVLVAAEHPVTAHQISAYPPSVSEDVFAATVAGQSLGASAARAAGLSVRAVRARARDRQGDLVASDALSSADVMRLLDEGKSLGRAAAATGLVCLGEVAVGNTTVAAALAASLLGLTAEQAVGLGVGADAAMLERKRSVVTAAGIRAAARHGDGLAEPLTLLAALGGPEFAMLAGVVLGAAQAGSPVVLDGCATSVAALLAIGLEPAAQAYLIAGQRSRELAHSAVLTGLGLEPLLELRLRAGEGVGACLAAGLLLTGLRVRRTAGQVSG from the coding sequence TTGACGAGCTGGCCCCGGCCGACACCGCTGATCGGCGACACCACCGCTGCCGCCGAGCGGGCCGCCGACCCGTCGGGTTGGGCGCTCGGCGCTGAGACCGTCACGGCGCTGCACCGGGTGATCGGCGCCCGCCGTGACATCCGCCGGTACCGCCCCGACCCGGTGCCGGCGGACCTGCTGCGCAGCGTGCTGGCTGCCGGGCACCAGGCCCCGTCGGTCGGTCACTCCCAGCCGTGGCGGTTTCTGGTCGTCACCGAGCAGGCCACCCGGGACCGCGCTGCGCTGCTGTCGGACCGGGAGCGGCTGCGCCAGGCCGAGCTGCTGGAACCGGACCGGCGGGCGCGGCTGCTGGATCTGCAACTGGAAGGCATCCGGGAGGCGCCGGTCGGCATCGTGGTCGCCTGCGACCGGCGGGCCGCCGCCGCCGGGGTGTTGGGCCGAGCCGGTTTCCCCGACGCGGACCTGTGGAGCTGCGCCTGCGCCATCCAGAACATCTGGCTCGCGGCCCGGGCCGCCGGCCTCGGCGTCGGCTGGGTGACGCTGTTCCAGCCGGCTGACCTGGCCCGGTTGACGCGGCTGCCCGACGGCGTCCAGACGCTGGGCTGGCTCTGCCTGGGCTGGCCGGACGAGCGCCCGCCCGAGCCGGGGCTGGAACGAGCCGGCTGGTCACAGCGGCTCACCCTGGACCAGGTGGTGCTCAGCGAGCGCTGGCCGGACGAGGGTCAGCCGCCGCCACCCCCGTCCTATCTGGCGCCGGCCGCCGCCCAGCCGCCGGCCAGGGCAGAGCTTCGCGCGCCCGAGCCCCGGGCGGTGGTGGCCGCCCGGGACACCGGCGACCGGCTGCTGAGCCCGCCGGGCTCGCTCGGAGTCCTGGACGCGGCGGTGAACCGGGTGCTGGCACTGGGGCGTCCAGACCTGGACGGCGGCTCGCTGGTGCTGGTCGCGGCCGAGCACCCGGTGACCGCGCATCAGATCTCGGCGTACCCGCCCAGCGTGAGCGAGGACGTGTTCGCCGCGACCGTGGCGGGTCAGTCACTGGGCGCCAGCGCCGCGCGGGCGGCCGGGCTGTCGGTGCGGGCGGTCCGCGCGAGGGCCCGGGACCGGCAGGGCGACCTGGTCGCCTCCGACGCGCTGTCGAGCGCCGACGTCATGCGGTTGCTGGACGAGGGCAAGAGCCTGGGCCGGGCGGCGGCAGCCACCGGTCTGGTGTGCCTGGGCGAGGTCGCGGTGGGCAACACCACGGTCGCGGCCGCCCTGGCCGCCAGCCTGCTCGGGTTGACCGCTGAGCAGGCGGTGGGCCTCGGGGTCGGCGCCGACGCGGCCATGCTGGAGCGCAAGCGGTCCGTGGTGACAGCGGCGGGCATCCGCGCGGCGGCCCGCCACGGTGACGGCCTGGCCGAGCCGCTGACCCTGCTCGCCGCGCTCGGTGGCCCGGAGTTCGCGATGCTGGCCGGTGTGGTGCTCGGCGCGGCGCAAGCCGGCTCGCCAGTGGTGCTGGACGGCTGCGCCACCAGTGTCGCGGCGCTGCTCGCGATTGGACTCGAACCCGCCGCGCAGGCTTACCTGATCGCCGGCCAGCGCAGCCGCGAGCTCGCGCACTCCGCCGTGCTGACCGGACTCGGCCTGGAGCCGCTGCTGGAACTGCGGCTGCGCGCCGGTGAGGGAGTGGGCGCCTGCCTGGCGGCGGGACTGCTGCTGACCGGACTGCGGGTTCGCCGGACGGCCGGCCAGGTCAGCGGCTGA
- the cobC gene encoding Rv2231c family pyridoxal phosphate-dependent protein CobC produces the protein MRGFGPRPRRPADAGPALTAEPMLVAGMGASFGVSVEEVRALLGIALDQLGLDFSAVTAIATVDSKAREQGLVELAAELGVPLASHSAPALAKVPVPHPSPVVEAALATPSVAEAAALLGLPGWRTGNPAAAVELLVGKTASPRATVAIARHWLVDLRHHGDAELGQELLDFAVNVSAEPMPAWLSEPITAACGQLGRYPDSRAATAAAAARHRRPADQVLLTAGAAEAFTLLAQGFPPGLAVIVHPQFTEPEVALRAAGWRIERVLLDSSDWFCLDPARIPDEARLVVIGNPTNPTGTLHPRQALLALRRPGRLVVVDEAFLDSVPGEPESLAEQEDLSGIVVVRSLTKTWALAGLRIGYLLGDADAIAAAAAVQPHWSVSTPALAAAEACLSPAAQPEARRRATEVTARRHALAAELARRGFDVHPRGVGPFVLTRHPALTALHPPLRALGIAVRRADTFPGLGPGWIRIAVRDEAATEPLLAALDRLGAR, from the coding sequence GTGAGAGGCTTCGGGCCCCGCCCGCGCCGGCCGGCGGACGCGGGTCCGGCCCTGACCGCCGAACCGATGCTGGTCGCCGGCATGGGCGCCAGCTTCGGGGTGTCGGTCGAGGAGGTGCGGGCGCTGCTCGGCATCGCCCTGGACCAGCTCGGCCTGGACTTCTCGGCGGTGACCGCGATCGCGACGGTGGACAGCAAGGCGCGCGAGCAGGGACTGGTGGAGCTCGCCGCCGAACTCGGCGTTCCGCTGGCGTCGCATTCGGCCCCGGCGCTGGCCAAGGTGCCCGTGCCGCATCCCAGCCCAGTGGTCGAGGCGGCGCTGGCAACCCCCAGCGTGGCCGAGGCGGCCGCCCTGCTGGGCCTGCCGGGCTGGCGGACCGGCAACCCCGCGGCCGCGGTCGAGTTGCTGGTCGGCAAGACCGCCAGCCCGCGAGCCACGGTGGCGATCGCCAGGCACTGGCTGGTCGACCTGCGCCATCACGGTGACGCCGAGCTAGGCCAAGAGCTGCTCGACTTCGCCGTCAACGTCAGCGCCGAGCCGATGCCGGCCTGGCTGAGCGAGCCGATCACGGCGGCCTGCGGGCAGCTGGGCCGCTATCCGGATTCGCGGGCCGCGACCGCCGCCGCCGCAGCCCGGCACCGTCGACCGGCGGATCAGGTGTTGCTGACCGCGGGCGCCGCGGAGGCGTTCACCCTGCTGGCGCAAGGCTTTCCTCCCGGGCTGGCGGTCATCGTCCACCCGCAGTTCACCGAGCCGGAGGTCGCCCTGCGGGCAGCCGGTTGGCGCATCGAGCGGGTGCTGCTGGACTCCTCGGACTGGTTTTGCCTTGATCCGGCTCGGATACCGGACGAGGCCCGCCTGGTGGTGATCGGAAACCCGACCAACCCGACCGGCACGCTGCATCCGAGGCAGGCGCTGCTGGCGTTGCGTCGGCCCGGCCGCCTGGTCGTGGTCGATGAGGCGTTTCTGGACTCGGTGCCCGGTGAGCCGGAAAGCCTTGCCGAGCAGGAGGACCTGAGCGGCATCGTGGTGGTGCGCTCGCTGACCAAGACCTGGGCGCTGGCCGGCCTGCGGATCGGTTACCTGCTCGGTGACGCCGACGCGATAGCCGCCGCCGCCGCGGTGCAACCGCACTGGTCGGTCTCCACCCCGGCGCTGGCCGCCGCCGAGGCCTGCCTGTCGCCCGCGGCGCAGCCCGAGGCGCGCCGCCGGGCAACCGAGGTCACCGCACGCCGTCACGCGCTGGCCGCGGAGCTGGCACGCCGGGGCTTCGACGTCCACCCACGCGGAGTGGGGCCGTTCGTGCTGACCCGGCACCCGGCCCTGACCGCCCTGCACCCCCCGCTGCGGGCACTGGGCATCGCGGTGCGCCGGGCCGACACCTTTCCCGGCCTGGGCCCGGGTTGGATCCGGATCGCGGTGCGCGACGAGGCAGCCACCGAGCCACTGCTGGCTGCCCTGGACCGACTCGGCGCCCGTTGA
- a CDS encoding cobyrinate a,c-diamide synthase, whose translation MSPPLSLPRLVIAAPASGAGKTMVATGLLAAFRRQGLQVSCHKVGPDYIDPGYHALAAGRVGRNLDAWLVGEDRIAPLLRHAAMTPRPADIAVIEGVMGLHDGMVGRGDFASTAHIAQLTGSPVLLVLDTTAQGRSAAALVLGMQLFDKGIRIAGVILNRVGSDRHELLLRQALAEVGVPVVGSIGRSAAVVTPSRHLGLIPAAERHAEAQATVAALADLIEASLDLAAVRAIAESAPPLTAPAWDPADEVERVGDGVPVAVAAGPAFTFSYAETTELLTAAGALVLPFDPTRDAELPSGSRGVVIGGGFPEVHAEALSDNAGLRADLAAFDGPIVAECAGLLYLAAELDGKPMVGRIQARAQLTAKLTLGYREAVAEADSAVARAGERVHGHEFHRTVTDPEHGPVAAWRYAGDQGGRRQGFSAAGVHASYLHTHWAGQPSAAQRFVEACR comes from the coding sequence GTGAGCCCGCCGCTGAGCCTGCCCCGGCTCGTGATCGCCGCTCCGGCCAGCGGCGCCGGCAAGACCATGGTGGCCACCGGGCTGCTGGCAGCCTTTCGCCGCCAGGGACTTCAGGTCAGCTGCCATAAGGTCGGCCCGGACTACATCGACCCCGGCTACCACGCGCTGGCCGCCGGCCGGGTGGGGCGCAACCTCGACGCCTGGCTGGTCGGCGAGGACCGGATAGCGCCGCTGCTGCGGCATGCCGCGATGACCCCGCGGCCGGCCGACATCGCCGTCATCGAGGGCGTGATGGGCCTGCACGACGGCATGGTCGGTCGGGGTGATTTCGCCTCCACCGCCCACATCGCCCAGCTCACCGGCTCGCCTGTCCTGCTGGTGCTCGACACCACCGCCCAAGGCCGGTCCGCGGCTGCGCTCGTGCTCGGAATGCAGTTGTTCGACAAGGGCATCCGGATCGCCGGGGTGATCCTCAACCGGGTCGGCAGCGACCGGCACGAGCTGTTGCTGCGCCAGGCGCTGGCCGAGGTCGGCGTGCCGGTGGTCGGCTCGATCGGCCGGTCCGCGGCGGTGGTCACCCCGTCCCGGCACCTGGGTCTCATCCCGGCCGCCGAACGGCACGCCGAAGCGCAGGCGACGGTGGCCGCGCTCGCCGACCTCATCGAGGCCAGCCTCGACCTGGCCGCGGTGCGGGCCATCGCGGAGTCGGCGCCGCCGCTGACCGCGCCCGCCTGGGACCCGGCCGACGAGGTCGAGCGGGTCGGCGACGGGGTGCCGGTCGCGGTGGCCGCCGGGCCCGCTTTCACCTTCAGCTACGCAGAGACCACCGAGCTGCTGACCGCGGCGGGGGCGCTGGTGCTGCCCTTCGACCCGACCCGCGACGCCGAGCTGCCCAGCGGCAGCCGGGGCGTGGTGATCGGCGGCGGTTTTCCCGAGGTGCACGCCGAGGCGCTGTCGGACAACGCCGGCCTGCGCGCGGACCTGGCCGCCTTCGACGGGCCGATCGTGGCCGAGTGCGCCGGCCTGCTGTACCTGGCTGCCGAGCTGGACGGAAAGCCGATGGTCGGCCGGATCCAGGCCCGGGCCCAGCTGACGGCCAAGCTGACGCTGGGCTACCGGGAGGCGGTCGCCGAAGCCGACTCCGCTGTCGCCCGGGCCGGCGAGCGGGTGCACGGCCATGAGTTCCACCGCACCGTCACCGATCCCGAGCACGGGCCAGTGGCCGCCTGGCGCTACGCCGGCGATCAGGGCGGCCGCCGGCAGGGCTTCAGCGCGGCCGGCGTCCACGCCTCCTACCTGCACACCCACTGGGCCGGCCAGCCCTCGGCCGCCCAGCGTTTCGTCGAGGCCTGCAGGTGA
- the cobO gene encoding cob(I)yrinic acid a,c-diamide adenosyltransferase yields MPQGKPESVPADGLTTRQRRNRPLTMVHTGPMKGKSTAAFGMALRAWNAGMSVGVFQFVKSAKWKVGEESAFTALNAVHQSTGQGASVAWHKMGEGWSWIQRPGSEADHAADAQEGWCQIQRDLAAETYRFYVLDEFTYPMKWGWVDPDEVVATLAARPGSQHVVITGRDAAPALVDYADLVTEMTKVKHPMDAGQKGQRGIEW; encoded by the coding sequence ATGCCGCAAGGAAAACCCGAATCCGTCCCGGCGGACGGCCTGACCACCCGGCAGCGGCGCAACCGGCCGCTGACCATGGTGCACACCGGCCCGATGAAGGGTAAGTCGACCGCCGCTTTCGGCATGGCGCTGCGGGCCTGGAACGCTGGCATGAGCGTCGGGGTGTTCCAGTTCGTCAAGAGCGCCAAGTGGAAAGTCGGTGAGGAGTCGGCGTTCACCGCGCTGAACGCCGTCCATCAGAGCACCGGCCAGGGCGCGTCGGTGGCCTGGCACAAGATGGGGGAGGGCTGGTCCTGGATCCAGCGTCCCGGCAGCGAGGCCGACCACGCCGCCGACGCCCAGGAGGGCTGGTGCCAGATCCAGCGTGACCTGGCCGCCGAGACCTACCGCTTCTACGTCCTGGACGAGTTCACCTATCCGATGAAGTGGGGTTGGGTCGACCCGGACGAGGTCGTCGCCACCCTCGCGGCCCGGCCCGGTTCGCAGCACGTGGTGATCACCGGTCGCGACGCCGCGCCGGCGCTGGTGGACTACGCCGACCTGGTCACCGAGATGACGAAGGTGAAGCATCCGATGGACGCCGGCCAGAAGGGGCAGCGGGGGATCGAGTGGTGA